From Penaeus monodon isolate SGIC_2016 chromosome 6, NSTDA_Pmon_1, whole genome shotgun sequence, the proteins below share one genomic window:
- the LOC119574681 gene encoding uncharacterized protein LOC119574681: MTPSKILSAVLVGVVSLVSGEALGEYGAPLLRPFAEDRVSLSAKTSSRSSECPCVYDASSFNLNCNNLQLRKMPVGCFTTYPQAVAVHLYNNTLTEILEADFEVLKETLQYINLGMNDIYYIHPRAFSKLAELRNLNLNDNALKRLPEELLVHNELLLEFYAGNNGLKDLPLSLFSPNIKNNNITVLVYPNDFDTVPCPFTASFGNVLHQDLYNFTYFWAPSEEEAAACQSFGLPVFVRTCRPYGRSGVDCSILTEPLTFSKAAMAVTSAETEILFRAELAPLTGEAPQALQCLPEGVDMTETYRLYSRHSKELVIETFFFDLLELPRYTSEETQSVTLRADTVVLTGPLVPFTFPLTIIARRIVLEKPLLVTTTLSAHAPGADRSFYTPLHTRGRVGSMTVEQLQHGLVTVVLLQGDADPLDDCEPLSDWTSEAESWVKASQLWLSLYCANAVVEGEEAAYSELAHGIIDFVANITTDWQDPSLVAINQRAVKAKQETEMKQQKRQSTRKVPYLTVPVYADMVGYLTENLELYKDAMDKLKLKLEVNAQRMFDTKIGLSERKADLEVIQSSAGMAVDKAQATMGAHENQLDNLYQQTFVMWNTITITHNEVEVSKAEVEAAEERVEKGLEAYKRRRRFLTFLDYASMVTSTVKGEIDLSKNKTSVTDFITDTIMNVGDFISSWAGHESEIGSMIVALDEVMRQVNAIVALAPPEPPSSEDMAVWLDTFKDTEEIIEVVTNQTAGRLQWQEARDTCGIVLGDEELSDAVDGVRQLKMAIFDLIVKSESLSEHIKVFANLIISINQQASVVEEDKAAVASSQQSLAEANELLSDSYLTEENYLYYMVDQNVALAKLMVQLYLKNRVDLMAAFNVLGEYCDAYFYTFMKECPIQASYWDDYDTMVYKLRQLDVLALDAIGSLDPPPQPFAMTFMVFDEENCEEPDDPRCPVTQLAYTGISHITLSDWWGPELGYTDRVRIDRIRLYLEGLDLTQVTLSVTRPMTFNDTWHGDTHHFTGHVTNCLIIYQDLSFTGHQDADYITDCSTDHNYDQYYYRSTPYGIFKVVWSDFVQGNNHTELMALQVYVEGSWIPRL, translated from the exons ATGACTCCCTCTAAG ATATTGAGTGCAGTGTTGGTGGGCGTGGTCAGCCTCGTTAGCGGCGAGGCACTCGGGGAATATGGCGCACCTTTGCTCCGCCCATTCGCCGAGGACCGGGTCTCCCTAAGTGCCAAAACTTCCTCTCGTAGTTCCGAGTGTCCATGTGTCTACGACGCGAGTTCTTTTAACCTGAATTGCAACAATTTACAGCTCAGAAAAATGCCTGTTGGATGCTTCACGACGTACCCTCAAGCAGTGGCAGTACATTTGTATAATAATACCTTGACGGAAATCCTGGAAGCCGATTTCGAAGTTTTGAAAGAGACACTTCAGTATATAAATCTGGGGATGAatgacatatattacatacatccaCGAGCATTTTCAAAACTTGCAGAGCTCAGAAACCTGAATTTAAATGACAATGCTCTTAAGAGATTGCCGGAAGAACTGCTGGTTCACAATGAACTATTGTTAGAATTTTATGCTGGAAACAACGGGTTAAAGGATCTCCCTCTGTCCTTATTCAGCccaaatatcaaaaacaataacataactgTACTAGTCTACCCTAATGATTTCGACACAGTACCCTGCCCCTTCACAGCCTCCTTCGGGAACGTTCTGCATCAGGACCTTTACAACTTCACATACTTTTGGGCACCGTCCGAAGAAGAAGCGGCTGCCTGCCAGTCCTTCGGTCTCCCGGTCTTCGTGAGGACTTGTCGACCTTACGGCAGGTCAGGAGTAGACTGCTCGATCCTTACTGAGCCTCTGACCTTCAGCAAGGCCGCCATGGCTGTAACCTCGGCGGAGACGGAGATTTTGTTCAGGGCAGAGTTGGCTCCCTTGACTGGGGAGGCCCCCCAGGCTCTCCAGTGCTTGCCCGAAGGCGTGGACATGACGGAGACTTACCGCCTGTACTCCCGCCATAGTAAAGAACTTGTCATTGAGACCTTCTTTTTCGATCTGCTAGAGCTGCCCAGGTACACATCAGAGGAAACGCAGTCTGTGACTCTCCGAGCTGACACTGTGGTGCTGACAGGGCCACTCGTTCCCTTTACTTTCCCTCTCACAATCATTGCCCGAAGAATAGTTCTTGAAAAACCGCTGCTTGTGACGACCACTCTGTCAGCCCACGCACCCGGGGCTGATAGAAGTTTTTACACACCCCTGCATACACGAGGGCGGGTTGGCAGCATGACGGTGGAACAGCTGCAGCATGGTCTGGTCACGGTCGTCCTGCTCCAAGGTGATGCTGACCCTCTGGACGACTGCGAACCACTCTCGGACTGGACAAGCGAGGCTGAGAGCTGGGTGAAAGCATCCCAGTTGTGGCTGTCACTCTACTGCGCTAATGCTGTCGTGGAAGGTGAAGAAGCCGCCTACTCGGAGCTCGCTCATGGCATCATAGACTTTGTGGCCAACATCACCACAGACTGGCAAGACCCGAGCCTTGTTGCGATCAACCAAAGGGCTGTGAAGGCAAAGCAGGAAACGGAAATGAAGCAACAGAAGCGCCAATCTACACGGAAAGTACCATACCTGACTGTACCAGTCTATGCCGATATGGTAGGCTATCTGACCGAGAACCTGGAACTCTACAAGGATGCCATGGATAAATTAAAACTGAAGTTAGAGGTGAATGCCCAGAGGATGTTCGACACAAAAATTGGACTCAGCGAACGGAAAGCAGACTTGGAAGTCATACAGTCTAGCGCAGGAATGGCAGTGGATAAGGCGCAGGCTACCATGGGTGCGCACGAGAACCAGCTGGATAACCTGTACCAGCAAACCTTCGTGATGTGGAATACGATAACAATAACTCATAATGAGGTTGAGGTGAGCAAGGCCGAAGTTGAAGCCGCAGAAGAGAGGGTCGAGAAGGGATTGGAGGCCTACAAGAGGCGCAGACGTTTCTTGACTTTCCTTGACTACGCTTCCATGGTAACCAGCACCGTGAAAGGGGAAATAGAcctatcaaaaaacaaaacaagcgtAACCGATTTCATCACCGATACCATTATGAATGTGGGGGACTTCATAAGCAGCTGGGCTGGGCACGAGAGTGAAATCGGCAGTATGATCGTAGCTCTAGATGAGGTTATGAGGCAAGTGAATGCCATCGTGGCTCTGGCTCCTCCCGAACCCCCGTCCAGCGAAGACATGGCAGTGTGGCTGGACACCTTTAAGGACACGGAGGAGATCATAGAAGTTGTGACTAACCAGACGGCAGGACGGCTGCAGTGGCAAGAGGCCCGTGACACGTGCGGCATTGTTTTAGGGGATGAAGAGCTGTCCGACGCAGTGGACGGCGTGAGGCAGCTAAAGATGGCTATATTCGATCTCATCGTCAAGAGCGAGTCACTCAGCGAGCATATCAAAGTGTTTGCAAATTTAATCATATCCATCAACCAGCAGGCAAGTGTTGTGGAAGAGGACAAGGCAGCTGTTGCCTCTAGTCAACAGAGCCTGGCTGAAGCAAATGAATTACTCAGCGATTCGTACTTAACAGAGGAAAATTATTTATACTACATGGTAGACCAGAACGTCGCTCTTGCCAAACTCATGGTGCAGCTTTACCTCAAAAACCGGGTGGACCTCATGGCTGCCTTCAACGTCCTCGGGGAATACTGCGACGCATATTTCTACACGTTCATGAAGGAGTGTCCCATACAAGCGTCCTACTGGGATGACTACGACACGATGGTGTACAAGCTCAGGCAGCTGGACGTCTTGGCTCTGGACGCCATAGGATCTCTTGATCCTCCGCCTCAGCCATTCGCGATGACGTTCATGGTTTTCGACGAGGAAAACTGCGAGGAGCCAGATGACCCTCGTTGCCCCGTCACGCAGCTGGCCTACACAG GCATCAGCCACATTACCCTGAGTGACTGGTGGGGTCCCGAGCTCGGCTACACAGACCGCGTTCGCATAGACAGAATCCGGTTGTATCTGGAGGGACTCGATTTGACTCAG gTGACACTCTCCGTCACGCGACCTATGACCTTCAACGACACGTGGCACGGCGACACCCACCACTTCACAGGCCACGTCACCAACTGCCTCATCATCTACCAGGACCTGAGCTTCACGGGGCACCAGGACGCCGACTACATCACCGACTGCAGCACCGACCACAACTACGACCAGTACTATTACCGGAGCACCCCCTACGGCATCTTCAAGGTGGTCTGGTCGGATTTCGTGCAAGGGAACAACCACACCGAACTGATGGCCCTGCAGGTGTATGTGGAAGGCAGCTGGATACCTCGCCTTTGA
- the LOC119574682 gene encoding uncharacterized protein LOC119574682: MAVRCLQLMQAFLLACLAGTAAAICPCTWDPSASSLDCGDLALTEVPTACFDAFPGVRTLNLTSNEITQLRREDFSGNVDNLEVLLIDDNPVSRFYPDAFAELTNLQEVSIQTTVFAAIFQPGLFWNNTKLNRFAIGSMQVRLPMEMFSPNLTGPLVFDHLRDNSHQIIPCRCLADLPEGSQVTAGDATFWAQTRADEEICKGLNVSHVLTAQCYPFTDAFIDCSNLPEDMTPATAELAMAEVGNNDYYISPYLTFPSAFHELLGEVPDDFNCLPGGVDKIWDFQEYYQNTEHVQLDTLYFDLANLYLFTSEITQSVSIRADTVVLTRQITPVEYQLSIAARKVVFRFPIHTYVDTSVHNPSTDGDFFTLSHEFGEINGVIVEMFRHGNVQVTLLGSETKPCASPPDVTDILPESTSLTQLDLAVQCSVSLLDRDELALAAALHISSLAENLSAVSPVGGMGQVRSRAASVRNLASSRLSKSNVSEPLPVPYLSLSVYSDMVDDLAWNVQFYKDTIDKLRNKLEQQSEAMFDMSMTFEERHADLEFIYQESQTAISQAQSVFGSQESHLSNLRSHADSVYGLVFDVYGQFSEAATRYEAAFEEFKDGIRKAKESAFIRGCLGIFTTIGKCYIQKEYPNPSEIVNSVYQASDFVDEFDDLKDEMEKSMLLINDLMRDVMDIISKLETLDPPEGDAGTDWAAAFPDTTQLLSAAQSQMVSRTQWDVSTRGATILLDDADMKQVSGSGHYRASVLELAEWGKRFSEKVVSFAQLILQIKDEEENLKVAALGVQQASEKADAVGQMMATSDTNEDNYLSVLKQQNQVIMGLMLDFYTRARADMLAMARVLDEFCQAHRYNFFTDCAPSNKPTPADDYDAILLKLSKLQVGALDSLSSLTPPPQPFKKTFDILESPSCDGALSDCPVSSLRSTGVATLVLSDWWGSELDFFDRVRIDTLQVFLLGASAPFDTSVILEVTQPAVFNDTFTGTINTFTGHVTRCLVMYRQEIHGGDINDATFLTDCSTHHNYDSYYSRSTPRGLYTVTVVSPDTSVTYLQKLQIHVEGSWMPHTKASEEEDSFAFTTDGR, encoded by the exons ATGGCAGTCCGTTGTCTGCAACTG ATGCAAGCGTTTCTGCTGGCGTGCCTGGCGGGCACGGCGGCCGCGATCTGCCCCTGCACTTGGGATCCCTCGGCGAGCAGCCTGGACTGCGGGGACCTCGCCCTCACGGAGGTTCCCACGGCGTGCTTTGACGCGTTCCCGGGCGTGAGGACTCTCAACCTCACTAGCAATGAAATAACACAACTTAGACGAGAGGACTTTAGCGGTAATGTCGATAACCTGGAAGTCCTCCTCATCGACGACAACCCCGTCAGCAGGTTCTATCCTGACGCGTTTGCAGAGCTCACTAATCTGCAGGAAGTCAGCATCCAGACCACCGTCTTTGCAGCCATCTTCCAGCCAGGCCTCTTCTGGAACAACACAAAGTTGAATAGGTTTGCCATAGGAAGCATGCAGGTCAGGCTGCCAATGGAAATGTTTAGCCCAAATCTCACTGGCCCTTTGGTATTCGACCACTTACGGGATAACTCCCATCAGATCATTCCCTGCAGATGTCTTGCTGATCTGCCAGAGGGAAGTCAAGTCACTGCAGGAGATGCGACCTTTTGGGCACAGACGCGGGCTGACGAAGAGATCTGTAAGGGCTTGAATGTGTCTCATGTGCTTACGGCCCAGTGTTATCCTTTCACAGACGCATTTATTGATTGCTCCAACCTTCCGGAGGATATGACGCCAGCTACAGCAGAGTTAGCAATGGCAGAGGTAGGAAATAACGACTATTATATATCGCCATATTTAACCTTCCCTTCAGCTTTCCATGAGCTCTTGGGGGAAGTCCCTGACGATTTTAATTGTCTTCCTGGAGGAGTTGACAAGATCTGGGATTTTCAAGAATATTATCAGAATACGGAGCATGTACAGCTAGACACCTTGTATTTCGACCTGGCAAATCTCTATCTGTTCACATCAGAAATAACACAATCTGTAAGTATCAGAGCAGACACTGTGGTACTCACCAGGCAAATCACACCCGTCGAGTATCAGCTAAGCATTGCTGCACGTAAGGTAGTTTTTCGCTTTCCGATTCACACCTATGTAGACACGTCAGTGCACAACCCTTCAACAGACGGAGATTTCTTCACACTCTCGCACGAATTTGGTGAAATCAACGGCGTGATCGTCGAAATGTTCCGCCATGGAAACGTGCAGGTCACTCTGCTGGGCTCCGAGACCAAACCTTGCGCGAGTCCACCTGATGTGACTGACATTCTGCCAGAGAGTACGAGCCTGACCCAGCTCGACCTGGCAGTCCAGTGCAGTGTGAGTCTTCTGGACAGGGATGAACTGGCGCTCGCGGCAGCCCTTCATATTTCGTCTTTGGCAGAGAATCTGTCGGCCGTTAGTCCCGTCGGTGGCATGGGACAGGTGAGAAGCAGGGCTGCCAGCGTCAGGAACTTGGCTTCTTCTCGCCTGAGCAAAAGCAACGTCAGTGAGCCCCTCCCAGTCCCGTACCTCTCTCTCAGCGTGTATTCTGACATGGTAGATGATCTCGCGTGGAATGTCCAGTTCTATAAAGACACAATTGACAAACTGAGGAATAAATTGGAGCAGCAGAGCGAAGCAATGTTTGACATGAGCATGACGTTCGAGGAGCGTCATGCAGACCTGGAATTCATATATCAGGAGTCGCAAACAGCCATTTCCCAGGCTCAGAGTGTGTTCGGAAGCCAGGAGAGTCACCTCAGCAACCTTCGCTCGCACGCAGACTCAGTCTACGGACTCGTATTTGATGTCTACGGCCAGTTTTCAGAAGCTGCCACCCGGTACGAAGCAGCGTTTGAGGAATTCAAGGACGGCATCAGGAAGGCGAAGGAAAGCGCGTTTATCCGAGGGTGTCTCGGCATCTTCACGACCATCGGAAAGTGCTACATACAAAAGGAGTACCCGAATCCATCTGAGATCGTGAATTCTGTCTACCAAGCAAGTGACTTTGTGGACGAATTCGATGACCTGAAAGACGAAATGGAAAAATCCATGCTGCTGATAAATGACCTCATGAGAGATGTGATGGACATTATATCGAAGTTGGAAACCTTGGATCCTCCTGAGGGCGATGCCGGGACAGACTGGGCCGCTGCTTTCCCTGACACAACACAGCTCCTCAGTGCCGCTCAGAG CCAGATGGTGTCGAGAACGCAGTGGGACGTCTCCACAAGAGGGGCCACCATACTGCTCGATGACGCCGATATGAAGCAG GTCTCGGGTTCGGGGCATTACAGGGCTTCCGTGCTGGAGCTGGCCGAGTGGGGGAAGAGGTTCAGTGAAAAGGTGGTTTCCTTCGCGCAGCTCATCCTGCAAAtcaaggacgaggaggaaaatcTGAAG GTGGCCGCCCTGGGCGTCCAGCAGGCCAGCGAGAAGGCCGACGCCGTTGGCCAGATGATGGCCACGTCCGACACCAACGAGGACAACTACTTGTCGGTGCTGAAGCAGCAGAATCAGGTCATCATGGGTCTGATGCTCGACTTCTACACGAGGGCCCGCGCGGACATGCTGGCCATGGCCCGCGTCCTGGACGAGTTCTGCCAGGCGCACCGCTACAACTTCTTCACCGACTGCGCCCCGTCCAACAAGCCGACGCCGGCGGATGACTACGACGCGATTCTCCTGAAGCTGAGCAAGCTCCAGGTCGGCGCCCTCGACTCCCTCTCGAGCCTCACGCCTCCACCGCAGCCCTTCAAGAAGACCTTCGACATCCTTGAGAGTCCTTCGTGCGACGGGGCTCTCAGTGACTGCCCCGTGTCCTCCCTCAGGTCCACGGGCGTCGCCACACTAGTCCTCAGCGACTGGTGGGGGTCCGAACTAGACTTCTTCGACCGCGTCCGCATCGACACTCTTCAGGTGTTCCTATTGGGCGCCTCAGCCCCCTTCGACACCAGCGTCATCCTCGAAGTGACTCAACCGGCGGTGTTCAACGACACGTTTACGGGGACGATCAACACTTTCACTGGCCACGTCACGCGCTGCCTTGTCATGTATCGCCAGGAGATTCATGGCGGAGACATCAACGACGCTACCTTCCTGACGGACTGCTCGACGCACCACAACTACGATAGCTACTACTCGAGGTCGACGCCCAGGGGTCTGTACACCGTCACCGTCGTCAGTCCTGATACAAGCGTAACTTACCTTCAGAAGCTCCAGATCCACGTCGAGGGCTCCTGGATGCCGCACACCAAAGCGTCAGAGGAGGAGGACTCTTTCGCGTTCACTACGGATGGGCGCTAG